A genomic window from Herpetosiphonaceae bacterium includes:
- a CDS encoding type II toxin-antitoxin system VapC family toxin — MATTPGELFIDTNIWLYATNPQSLWHTLATQTLQQFHTAGSTLVTSPQVLREYIAVATRPGVVQAAPVLADILANIALIRARCRMVEETASVVDQLIQVLATTPTAQRRVHDANIVATMQAGGVAHLLTHNTADFAPYAHLITIVPLVPPTM, encoded by the coding sequence ATGGCGACGACGCCCGGTGAGCTGTTTATCGACACCAACATCTGGCTCTACGCCACCAATCCGCAGTCTCTGTGGCACACGTTAGCGACCCAGACGCTCCAGCAGTTCCACACGGCGGGTAGCACGCTCGTGACCAGCCCGCAGGTGCTGCGCGAATACATCGCCGTCGCGACGCGGCCCGGGGTCGTACAGGCCGCCCCGGTGCTGGCCGACATCCTCGCCAACATTGCCTTGATTCGCGCCCGCTGCCGGATGGTGGAGGAAACCGCGAGCGTCGTCGATCAGCTCATCCAGGTGCTGGCAACCACGCCCACCGCGCAGCGGCGCGTGCATGACGCCAACATCGTGGCGACGATGCAGGCCGGCGGCGTCGCCCACCTGCTCACGCACAACACGGCGGATTTTGCGCCCTACGCGCACCTGATCACGATCGTGCCGCTGGTGCCGCCCACGATGTAA
- a CDS encoding ParA family protein, giving the protein MAHTIAIACQKGGVGKTTTAINLSTALALAGRRVLVVDLDPQANCTAGFGLPIERGFDISHLFEDMIRQAEPRIGQVLTHVPGLPPLPNRMAPKLDLIPAGMSLELAADTMQAVSLGRELFLANILKLMHDAYEKCPQVRAA; this is encoded by the coding sequence GTGGCTCACACAATTGCTATCGCGTGCCAAAAGGGTGGCGTTGGGAAAACCACCACCGCCATCAATCTATCAACGGCGCTCGCCCTTGCTGGTCGCCGCGTCCTCGTGGTAGACCTCGATCCCCAGGCGAACTGCACGGCGGGGTTTGGGCTGCCCATCGAGCGAGGCTTCGACATCTCGCACCTGTTCGAGGATATGATCCGCCAGGCGGAGCCACGGATCGGGCAGGTGCTCACCCACGTCCCGGGACTCCCACCGCTTCCAAACAGGATGGCACCGAAGCTTGACCTGATTCCGGCAGGCATGAGCCTGGAGCTTGCGGCAGACACGATGCAGGCCGTTTCACTTGGCCGTGAACTGTTCCTTGCCAACATCCTTAAGCTCATGCACGATGCGTATGAAAAGTGTCCACAGGTTAGGGCCGCCTAG
- a CDS encoding DUF72 domain-containing protein, with the protein MLVATLGGTLTMTAYIGTSGWSYDHWHGVLYPPGVPQRERLAYYVQHYQTVEVNSTFYQWPADHVFASWYRRVPHTFCLSVKAPRGLTHGRRLYAPEAWLLRINRSLRFLGHKRGVLLVQTPPDLAYDHARLAYFLEQLPPGLQVALEFRHVSWHHEAVFDLLEQWGAAYCVMSGAGLPCILRATAFCVYVRLHGPDRDRLYTGSYTDDDLRWWAERLREWMGQGRSVFVYFNNDGYGHAVHNARTLHNLLNG; encoded by the coding sequence GTGCTGGTGGCGACCTTGGGGGGCACACTGACCATGACCGCGTACATCGGGACATCGGGCTGGAGCTATGATCACTGGCACGGGGTGCTCTATCCGCCTGGGGTGCCGCAGCGCGAGCGGCTCGCCTACTATGTACAGCACTACCAAACGGTCGAGGTCAATAGCACCTTCTATCAGTGGCCGGCGGATCATGTCTTCGCGAGCTGGTATCGGCGGGTGCCGCACACCTTCTGCCTGTCGGTGAAAGCGCCGCGTGGGCTGACGCATGGCAGGCGGCTCTACGCGCCCGAAGCCTGGCTGCTCCGCATCAACCGTAGTCTCCGCTTCCTGGGACACAAGCGTGGCGTGTTGCTTGTGCAGACCCCACCCGATCTGGCGTATGATCACGCCCGCCTCGCTTATTTTCTCGAGCAACTGCCGCCTGGCCTCCAGGTAGCACTCGAATTCCGGCACGTGAGCTGGCATCATGAGGCGGTGTTCGACCTGCTTGAGCAATGGGGTGCAGCATATTGTGTGATGAGTGGTGCCGGGCTGCCCTGTATCCTGCGGGCGACGGCATTCTGTGTGTACGTTCGGCTGCATGGGCCGGACCGTGATCGCCTGTACACCGGCTCGTACACGGATGACGATCTGCGCTGGTGGGCGGAACGGCTGCGCGAATGGATGGGGCAAGGTCGTTCCGTGTTTGTGTACTTCAACAATGATGGCTATGGCCATGCCGTTCACAATGCACGCACGCTCCACAACCTGCTCAACGGTTGA
- a CDS encoding integrase core domain-containing protein: MDSGTSILRAAQVRSDFVAETTLEAVAQLVHDHGLPQQVTVDRDPRFVGSAAQRDFPSAFLRCWLCRGVQVEGCLPHHPQQHGFVERYHRTLKQECLPVDQPQTEDPVRTITSHFQRFYTEARPHQGLSCQNQPPRSAFPTLPTLPAVPAEIDPDRWRTALHGRSSTRRVNANGTVSVAETPYYIRQTLRGQDVRLEIDAAAGEFVVYHQQQAIKRLPVRGLVGQRLAFSPWMEQLVQEARRDERRRWQDRRRRQAGTSPADTRC; the protein is encoded by the coding sequence GTGGATAGTGGTACGTCGATCCTGCGCGCGGCCCAGGTGCGCAGCGACTTCGTCGCCGAGACGACGCTCGAAGCGGTCGCGCAGCTCGTGCACGACCATGGCCTCCCCCAGCAGGTCACCGTTGACCGCGATCCGCGCTTTGTCGGTAGCGCTGCCCAGCGCGATTTCCCCTCGGCCTTTCTGCGCTGCTGGCTCTGTCGCGGGGTCCAGGTGGAGGGCTGTCTGCCGCACCACCCCCAGCAGCATGGCTTTGTCGAACGCTATCACCGCACCCTGAAGCAGGAATGTTTACCGGTCGATCAGCCCCAGACGGAAGATCCGGTCCGCACGATCACCAGCCACTTCCAGCGCTTCTATACTGAAGCGCGCCCGCACCAGGGGCTAAGCTGCCAGAATCAGCCCCCACGCAGTGCCTTTCCCACACTGCCGACCTTGCCCGCCGTGCCAGCGGAGATCGACCCGGATCGGTGGCGCACGGCGCTGCATGGTCGCTCCTCCACCCGCCGCGTGAATGCCAACGGCACGGTGTCGGTGGCCGAGACACCCTATTATATCCGCCAGACGCTCCGGGGGCAGGATGTCCGGCTCGAAATCGATGCGGCCGCAGGGGAATTTGTGGTCTATCACCAGCAGCAGGCGATCAAACGGCTGCCGGTCAGAGGTCTCGTGGGCCAGCGTCTGGCCTTTAGCCCGTGGATGGAGCAGTTGGTGCAGGAGGCACGGCGGGATGAACGCCGTCGGTGGCAGGACCGCCGACGCAGACAGGCGGGGACGTCACCAGCAGACACGAGGTGCTGA
- the fxsT gene encoding FxSxx-COOH system tetratricopeptide repeat protein, which yields MADHRENESLGSWIRRRRKALDLTQAVLAQRVGCAEVTIRKLEAEVTRPSRQIAERLATCLEVPADAHAHFLQVARGERSVDDLPPARMDRTITPSASADVPVEHIPLDVVPLPAPLPSGSRMPLRRNPLFVGRDGALRQLARALTMSGTAAIGQIEIAAATGLGGIGKTQLACEFVHRYGPFFAGGVFWLSFADPAAVPAEVAACGGAEGMQLSADFGTLSLDTQVQQVLTAWASSTPRLLVFDNCEDEVLLEQWRPAHGGCRVLLTSRRHHWDAALGVQPLPLDVLHRAESVALLCQFRPDLSDADADLSAIADALGDLPLALHLAGSFLAKYRHALTPAQYLARLHAPTLLDDRSLQAAGLSPTQHVQHVARTFAQSYARLDPADPTDAIARMLLARAAYVAPGEPIPRWFLLHTLTSTDDPDALLHVEDALTRLLDLGLLETHHTDALRLHRLLVAFVRAVDHDTAARRAVQATMLQVVADRNQAGNPWSLMALQQHLRFIAAEPQEEDVFAAGLYSALGRYIGLRGAYAEARRYIERAVVIQEQLLGREHPDTAQSLRNLGEILWRQGAYGEARRCAEQAIAIQEQVLGREHVDTAQSLYTLGWIHWYEGAYSEARRCAEQAVTIQERVLGNEHPAIAQSLACLGVVLEAQGQYAEAQHYLRRALVIQERVLGMEHPNTAQTLISMGGVATSQGDYGQAAHCLKRALEIHQCVLGTDHPATALTLICLGNLQYAQAQYADAHRCYEQSLAIRQRVLGGNHPLIAESLTKLGMVLEAKGRYAEAQDYYEQALVLFQQVLGVDHPYTASSLNNLGSVFESQKRYAEAQAYYEQGLAIMERVLGRNHPYTASSLNNLGSVFESQKRYAEAQDYYEQALAIRQCVLGIDHSDTMRSLRTLGTLLHAQGNETQARYYLEQALAVFEQRLGSQHPDTE from the coding sequence ATGGCAGACCATCGCGAGAACGAGTCCCTGGGATCGTGGATCCGCCGGCGGCGCAAAGCGCTGGATCTGACCCAAGCCGTCCTCGCCCAGCGGGTGGGCTGCGCCGAAGTCACGATCCGCAAACTGGAAGCGGAGGTGACGCGACCCTCGCGGCAAATTGCCGAGCGCCTAGCGACCTGTCTAGAGGTCCCCGCGGACGCGCATGCGCACTTCCTCCAGGTCGCTCGTGGCGAGCGCAGCGTCGATGATTTACCCCCGGCCCGCATGGACAGGACGATAACGCCATCCGCCAGCGCGGACGTGCCGGTTGAACACATTCCGCTCGATGTGGTGCCGCTGCCTGCGCCGCTGCCCTCCGGCTCACGGATGCCCTTGCGCCGCAATCCGCTGTTCGTGGGGCGGGACGGCGCTCTCCGCCAGTTGGCCCGCGCTCTAACCATGAGCGGGACCGCGGCGATTGGTCAGATCGAGATTGCTGCCGCCACTGGCTTAGGCGGCATTGGCAAGACGCAACTGGCCTGTGAGTTTGTCCATCGCTATGGACCGTTCTTTGCGGGCGGCGTGTTCTGGCTCAGCTTCGCCGATCCCGCTGCGGTCCCCGCCGAAGTAGCCGCCTGTGGGGGCGCAGAGGGGATGCAACTCAGCGCAGACTTTGGCACGCTGTCCCTCGATACGCAGGTCCAGCAGGTTCTCACAGCGTGGGCCAGTTCCACTCCGCGCCTCCTCGTCTTCGACAACTGCGAGGACGAGGTGCTGTTGGAGCAGTGGCGGCCCGCCCACGGTGGGTGCCGCGTGCTGCTCACCAGTCGCCGTCATCACTGGGACGCGGCGCTCGGCGTGCAGCCACTCCCCCTCGACGTGCTGCACCGTGCCGAGAGTGTCGCGCTGCTCTGTCAATTCCGCCCCGACCTGTCCGATGCCGACGCCGACCTCAGTGCGATTGCTGACGCGCTGGGCGATCTGCCGCTGGCGCTCCATCTGGCGGGCAGCTTCCTCGCCAAGTATCGCCATGCGCTCACGCCCGCGCAGTATCTCGCGCGCCTCCACGCCCCGACACTCCTCGACGATCGCTCGTTGCAGGCGGCGGGCCTCTCGCCGACGCAGCATGTGCAGCATGTCGCCCGCACCTTTGCGCAGAGCTATGCGCGGCTTGATCCCGCCGATCCCACCGATGCCATCGCCCGGATGCTGCTGGCGCGGGCCGCCTACGTTGCCCCAGGGGAGCCGATACCGCGCTGGTTCCTATTGCACACGCTGACCTCGACGGATGATCCCGATGCGCTACTCCACGTAGAGGACGCGCTGACGCGATTACTTGATCTCGGGTTGCTCGAAACCCACCATACGGATGCTCTCCGGCTCCATCGGCTGCTGGTCGCCTTTGTGCGTGCTGTTGACCACGATACAGCAGCGCGGCGCGCCGTGCAAGCGACCATGCTCCAGGTCGTCGCTGATCGGAACCAGGCAGGCAATCCCTGGTCCTTGATGGCGCTCCAGCAGCACCTCCGCTTCATCGCAGCTGAGCCGCAAGAGGAGGATGTCTTTGCCGCAGGATTATATAGTGCGCTTGGCAGGTATATCGGGCTACGCGGTGCCTATGCCGAAGCACGGCGCTATATCGAGCGTGCGGTCGTGATCCAAGAACAACTCCTGGGCAGGGAGCATCCAGACACGGCACAGAGCCTGAGGAACCTGGGCGAGATCCTCTGGCGGCAAGGAGCGTATGGCGAAGCACGGCGCTGTGCAGAGCAGGCCATAGCGATCCAAGAGCAGGTGTTAGGCAGGGAACATGTAGACACCGCACAGAGCCTGTACACGCTTGGGTGGATACACTGGTATGAAGGAGCGTATAGCGAAGCACGGCGCTGCGCAGAGCAGGCCGTAACGATTCAGGAGCGGGTCCTGGGCAACGAGCATCCAGCGATCGCACAGAGCCTGGCCTGCCTAGGCGTGGTCTTAGAAGCCCAGGGACAGTACGCGGAAGCACAGCACTACCTCAGGCGAGCCTTGGTGATTCAAGAGCGGGTCCTGGGCATGGAACATCCCAACACGGCACAAACGCTGATTAGCATGGGCGGCGTAGCGACTTCGCAAGGGGACTATGGACAGGCAGCGCACTGTTTGAAGCGAGCCTTGGAGATTCATCAGTGCGTGTTAGGCACCGACCATCCAGCCACAGCACTCACCCTGATCTGCTTGGGGAACTTGCAGTACGCACAAGCCCAGTATGCAGATGCCCACAGGTGTTACGAGCAGTCCTTGGCGATTCGCCAGCGGGTGTTGGGGGGCAATCATCCACTCATCGCCGAGAGCCTGACTAAGCTGGGCATGGTACTGGAGGCGAAGGGGCGATATGCGGAAGCTCAAGACTACTATGAGCAGGCATTGGTTTTGTTCCAGCAGGTATTGGGAGTAGACCATCCTTATACCGCCTCAAGTCTCAACAACCTGGGCAGTGTATTCGAGTCCCAAAAGCGATATGCGGAAGCCCAAGCCTACTATGAGCAAGGCTTGGCGATTATGGAGCGGGTGCTGGGACGGAACCATCCTTATACCGCCTCAAGTCTCAACAACCTGGGCAGCGTATTCGAGTCCCAAAAGCGATATGCGGAAGCCCAAGACTACTATGAGCAAGCATTAGCTATCCGGCAGTGCGTGCTGGGAATCGATCATTCGGACACCATGAGAAGTCTGCGCACCTTAGGGACACTATTGCACGCGCAGGGGAATGAGACGCAAGCGCGGTACTATCTTGAGCAGGCGTTGGCAGTCTTTGAGCAGCGACTCGGCTCGCAGCATCCAGACACGGAATAG
- a CDS encoding tetratricopeptide repeat protein, with protein MRPCHTRAIELDPEFVFASAERGEIYRMRGGYELAIADFTRVIELDPEYAFAYAGRGATYRMRGEYELAIADFTRAIELNSNYAFAYYNRGMIYKQRKEAEAARADFQRAADLGNKDAKTELFGESS; from the coding sequence TTGCGCCCATGCCATACTCGTGCTATTGAACTCGACCCCGAGTTTGTTTTTGCCTCTGCCGAGCGAGGAGAAATCTACCGGATGAGAGGCGGCTATGAGCTAGCCATTGCAGACTTCACTCGTGTTATTGAACTCGACCCCGAGTATGCCTTCGCCTACGCTGGTCGCGGTGCAACCTACCGGATGAGAGGCGAATATGAGCTAGCTATCGCAGACTTCACTCGTGCCATTGAACTCAACTCCAACTATGCCTTCGCCTACTACAACCGTGGCATGATTTACAAGCAAAGAAAAGAGGCTGAAGCGGCACGAGCCGATTTCCAGCGTGCTGCTGACCTAGGAAATAAGGATGCTAAGACGGAATTATTTGGAGAAAGTAGCTAG
- a CDS encoding DUF433 domain-containing protein: protein MDLLSRITINPEQCGGRPCIRGMRIRVSDVLALFAAELSANQILEEMPDLEPEDLQACLQYAAQQIDHPVLRAA from the coding sequence ATGGATCTTCTCTCACGCATCACAATCAATCCCGAGCAGTGCGGCGGGCGTCCCTGCATTCGCGGCATGCGCATCCGGGTTTCCGACGTACTGGCGCTCTTCGCCGCCGAGTTGTCGGCCAATCAAATCCTCGAAGAGATGCCGGACCTCGAACCTGAGGATCTCCAGGCATGTCTGCAATATGCAGCGCAGCAGATCGATCATCCAGTGCTGCGCGCGGCATGA
- a CDS encoding DUF5615 family PIN-like protein, producing MIFWIDAQLSPQLASWLAQRFGVTAFAVRDLGLRDATDRAIFDAARAAGAVVISKDRDFPELLARVGPPPQVIWVTCGNTSNARMRQIFEILFPQALTLLQGGDALVEIADLS from the coding sequence ATGATCTTCTGGATTGACGCACAACTATCGCCACAGCTCGCGTCCTGGCTGGCGCAGCGTTTCGGCGTGACGGCATTCGCCGTCCGCGACCTTGGACTGCGCGACGCAACTGACCGCGCAATCTTCGATGCAGCCCGCGCCGCGGGTGCCGTGGTGATTTCCAAGGATCGTGATTTTCCTGAGCTGCTGGCACGCGTCGGTCCGCCGCCCCAAGTCATCTGGGTGACGTGCGGGAACACCTCAAACGCCCGCATGCGACAGATCTTCGAGATCCTCTTTCCGCAGGCGTTGACACTGCTGCAAGGCGGCGATGCCCTGGTGGAGATTGCCGACCTCTCATGA